A genomic stretch from Carassius auratus strain Wakin unplaced genomic scaffold, ASM336829v1 scaf_tig00034518, whole genome shotgun sequence includes:
- the LOC113081527 gene encoding uncharacterized protein LOC113081527 isoform X1, giving the protein MRADAPGHSAKYGSYTLMHTESGTILDIQLVQSNEVGGRYHMEKEGLKRGLDHLESSGLTVGYIVTDRHTQIRKYLRERSINQFYDVWRFEKDLSKKLEQLSKNKECVVLKKWLRSIRNHVYWSASTSTTGPEKVAKWTSIVNHIQNVHVHDSPIFPKCAHPDRVSKNAAKWFNPASLELHRVEKVLCNKRVLKDVAKLSHHFQTSPLEAFHSLILKFTPKNVVFPFMGILCRLLLAVLHHNENISREQATGKPVFKVVFPKSKKGEPIARPLKTKPTYNYVDDLMRLVFEEVIVDPAPFVEELQAIPVPMAISAEFERPSKEGNNCSPCIPVQSRGIRQPT; this is encoded by the exons ATGCGTGCGGACGCACCTg GACATTCAGCCAAATATGGGAGTTACACGTTGATGCACACAGAGAGCGGCACTATTTTGGACATTCAACTTGTTCAG AGTAATGAAGTCGGCGGTAGATACCATATGGAGAAAGAGGGCCTAAAGAGAGGTCTTGATCATCTAGAGTCGAGTGGCTTAACAGTCGGCTACATCGTGACTGACCGTCACACTCAGATACGGAAATATTTAAGAGAACGCAGCATTAATCAGTTTTATGATGTGTGGCGTTTTGAGAAAg ATCTGTCAAAGAAGCTTGAGCAACTATCAAAAAACAAGGAGTGTGTAGTTTTGAAGAAGTGGCTTCGTAGCATAAGGAACCATGTCTACTGGAGTGCTTCAACTTCTACGACAGGACCAGAGAAGGTGGCTAAGTGGACATCCATTGTGAATCACATTCAGAATGTGCATGTACACGACAGCCCCATCTTCCCAAAGTGTGCCCATCCAGACCGTGTGTCCAAGAATGCTGCGAAATGGTTTAATCCAG CATCGCTGGAACTCCACAGAGTTGAGAAGGTTCTCTGCAACAAGAGGGTTCTCAAAGATGTGGCAAAGTTAAGTCACCACTTTCAGACATCACCGCTGGAGGCTTTCCACAGCTTGATACTGAAGTTTACACCCAAAAATGTAGTGTTTCCTTTCATGGGAATATTGTGcag ATTGCTCCTTGCAGTTCTACACCATAACGAGAACATCAGTCGAGAACAAGCAACAGGGAAACCAGTGTTCAAAGTGGTGTTCCCCAAGTCTAAGAAGGGAGAACCCATTGCAAGGCCATTGAAAACCAAGCCTACATACA ATTACGTTGATGACCTAATGAGGCTCGTCTTCGAGGAGGTTATAGTAGACCCTGCACCTTTTGTTGAGGAGCTACAGGCAATTCCTGTTCCCATGGCCATTTCTGCCGAGTTCGAGAGACCCTCGAAAGAAGGAAACAATTGCTCGCCATGTATCCCGGTTCAGTCGAGAGGTATCCGACAGCCGACATAG
- the LOC113081523 gene encoding serine/threonine-protein phosphatase 2A 56 kDa regulatory subunit gamma isoform-like isoform X1, whose amino-acid sequence MLRCSREEARMVLDAPSANGPFQPMALMHLRDVPPAEQEKLFVQKLRQCCVLFDFTSDPLSDLKWKEVKRAALSEMVEYITHNRNVITEPIYPEVVHMFAVNMFRTLPPSSNPTGAEFDPEEDEPTLEASWPHLQLVYEFFLRFLESPDFQPNIAKKYIDQKFVMQLLELFDSEDPRERDFLKTSLHRIYGKFLGLRAYIRKQINNIFYRFIYETEHHNGIAELLEILGSIINGFALPLKEEHKIFLLKVLLPLHKVKSLSVHHPQLAYCVVQFLEKDSTLTEPVVMALLKYWPKTHSPKEVMFLNELEEILDVIEPSEFVKVMEPLFRQLAKCVSSPHFQVAERALYYWNNEYIMSLISDNAARILPIMFPSLYRNSKTHWNKTIHGLIYNALKLFMEMNQKLFDDCTQQFRAEKNKEKVKWKEREEAWIKIENLAKLNPQFLQYIDSSSFSGPMDMETDGPVIDDDKMLKKTVEEEATQIHRDQHRERPLMRRKSELPQDISTVKALETHRRAEDMIGVQDGL is encoded by the exons ATGTTGAGATGCTCTAGAGAGGAGGCCAGGATGGTTCTGGATGCTCCGAGCGCCAACGGGCCCTTTCAGCCGATGGCCCTGATGCACTTGAGAG ATGTTCCTCCGGCCGAGCAGGAGAAGTTATTCGTGCAGAAGCTGCGTCAGTGCTGCGTCCTCTTCGACTTCACCTCTGACCCCTTGAGTGACCTGAAATGGAAAGAGGTGAAGCGTGCGGCGCTCAGCGAGATGGTGGAGTACATCACCCACAACAGGAACGTCATCACCGAGCCCATCTACCCCGAGGTGGTGCACATG TTTGCAGTCAACATGTTTAGGACGTTACCTCCATCATCCAACCCAACGGGCGCAGAGTTTGACCCCGAGGAGGATGAACCCACGTTAGAAGCGTCCTGGCCTCACCTGCAG CTCGTCTACGAGTTTTTCCTGCGGTTTTTAGAGTCGCCAGACTTTCAACCAAACATAGCCAAGAAATACATCGACCAGAAGTTTGTGATGCAG CTTCTGGAGCTGTTTGACAGCGAAGACCCCCGAGAGCGTGACTTCCTGAAGACGAGTCTCCACCGAATCTACGGGAAGTTCCTGGGTCTCAGAGCCTACATCAGGAAACAGATTAATAACATTTTCTACAG GTTCATCTATGAAACAGAGCATCATAACGGAATAGCCGAGCTACTGGAAATATTAGGAAG CATCATTAACGGCTTCGCCTTACCGCTGAAAGAAGAGCACAAAATCTTCCTTTTAAAAGTGTTGTTACCTTTGCATAAAGTCAAGTCCCTCAGTGTTCATCACCCACAG CTGGCTTACTGTGTGGTTCAGTTTCTGGAGAAGGACAGCACGCTCACTGAGCCG GTGGTGATGGCTCTTCTCAAATACTGGCCAAAGACTCACAGTCCAAAGGAAGTGATGTTTCTGAACGAGCTGGAAGAGATCCTGGACGTCATCGAGCCGTCAGAGTTTGTTAAAGTGATGGAGCCGCTCTTCAGACAGCTGGCCAAATGTGTGTCCAGTCCACACTTCCAG GTCGCAGAGAGAGCGCTCTACTACTGGAATAACGAGTACATCATGAGTTTAATCAGCGATAACGCTGCCAGGATCCTGCCCATCATGTTCCCCTCGCTGTACCGAAACTCCAAAACCCACTGGAACAA GACGATCCATGGGCTGATCTATAACGCTCTGAAGCTCTTCATGGAGATGAATCAGAAGCTGTTTGACGACTGCACACAGCAGTTCAGAGCCGAGAAGAACAA AGAAAAGGTGAAGTGGAAAGAGCGCGAGGAGGCGTGGATCAAGATCGAGAATCTCGCTAAATTAAACCCGCAG tTTCTGCAGTACATCGACTCCAGCAGCTTCAGCGGTCCGATGGACATGGAGACGGACGGACCGGTCATAGATGATGACAAGATGCTGAAGAAGACCGTAGAAGAAGAAGCCACTCAG ATCCACAGAGATCAGCATAGAGAGCGTCCTCTGATGCGACGCAAGTCCGAGCTGCCTCAGGATATATCCACCGTGAAGGCCCTCGAGACGCACCGGCGAGCCGAGGACATGATCGGTGTCCAGGACGGCCTTTAG
- the LOC113081523 gene encoding serine/threonine-protein phosphatase 2A 56 kDa regulatory subunit gamma isoform-like isoform X2, translating to MVEYITHNRNVITEPIYPEVVHMFAVNMFRTLPPSSNPTGAEFDPEEDEPTLEASWPHLQLVYEFFLRFLESPDFQPNIAKKYIDQKFVMQLLELFDSEDPRERDFLKTSLHRIYGKFLGLRAYIRKQINNIFYRFIYETEHHNGIAELLEILGSIINGFALPLKEEHKIFLLKVLLPLHKVKSLSVHHPQLAYCVVQFLEKDSTLTEPVVMALLKYWPKTHSPKEVMFLNELEEILDVIEPSEFVKVMEPLFRQLAKCVSSPHFQVAERALYYWNNEYIMSLISDNAARILPIMFPSLYRNSKTHWNKTIHGLIYNALKLFMEMNQKLFDDCTQQFRAEKNKEKVKWKEREEAWIKIENLAKLNPQFLQYIDSSSFSGPMDMETDGPVIDDDKMLKKTVEEEATQIHRDQHRERPLMRRKSELPQDISTVKALETHRRAEDMIGVQDGL from the exons ATGGTGGAGTACATCACCCACAACAGGAACGTCATCACCGAGCCCATCTACCCCGAGGTGGTGCACATG TTTGCAGTCAACATGTTTAGGACGTTACCTCCATCATCCAACCCAACGGGCGCAGAGTTTGACCCCGAGGAGGATGAACCCACGTTAGAAGCGTCCTGGCCTCACCTGCAG CTCGTCTACGAGTTTTTCCTGCGGTTTTTAGAGTCGCCAGACTTTCAACCAAACATAGCCAAGAAATACATCGACCAGAAGTTTGTGATGCAG CTTCTGGAGCTGTTTGACAGCGAAGACCCCCGAGAGCGTGACTTCCTGAAGACGAGTCTCCACCGAATCTACGGGAAGTTCCTGGGTCTCAGAGCCTACATCAGGAAACAGATTAATAACATTTTCTACAG GTTCATCTATGAAACAGAGCATCATAACGGAATAGCCGAGCTACTGGAAATATTAGGAAG CATCATTAACGGCTTCGCCTTACCGCTGAAAGAAGAGCACAAAATCTTCCTTTTAAAAGTGTTGTTACCTTTGCATAAAGTCAAGTCCCTCAGTGTTCATCACCCACAG CTGGCTTACTGTGTGGTTCAGTTTCTGGAGAAGGACAGCACGCTCACTGAGCCG GTGGTGATGGCTCTTCTCAAATACTGGCCAAAGACTCACAGTCCAAAGGAAGTGATGTTTCTGAACGAGCTGGAAGAGATCCTGGACGTCATCGAGCCGTCAGAGTTTGTTAAAGTGATGGAGCCGCTCTTCAGACAGCTGGCCAAATGTGTGTCCAGTCCACACTTCCAG GTCGCAGAGAGAGCGCTCTACTACTGGAATAACGAGTACATCATGAGTTTAATCAGCGATAACGCTGCCAGGATCCTGCCCATCATGTTCCCCTCGCTGTACCGAAACTCCAAAACCCACTGGAACAA GACGATCCATGGGCTGATCTATAACGCTCTGAAGCTCTTCATGGAGATGAATCAGAAGCTGTTTGACGACTGCACACAGCAGTTCAGAGCCGAGAAGAACAA AGAAAAGGTGAAGTGGAAAGAGCGCGAGGAGGCGTGGATCAAGATCGAGAATCTCGCTAAATTAAACCCGCAG tTTCTGCAGTACATCGACTCCAGCAGCTTCAGCGGTCCGATGGACATGGAGACGGACGGACCGGTCATAGATGATGACAAGATGCTGAAGAAGACCGTAGAAGAAGAAGCCACTCAG ATCCACAGAGATCAGCATAGAGAGCGTCCTCTGATGCGACGCAAGTCCGAGCTGCCTCAGGATATATCCACCGTGAAGGCCCTCGAGACGCACCGGCGAGCCGAGGACATGATCGGTGTCCAGGACGGCCTTTAG
- the LOC113081527 gene encoding uncharacterized protein LOC113081527 isoform X2 — protein sequence MHTESGTILDIQLVQSNEVGGRYHMEKEGLKRGLDHLESSGLTVGYIVTDRHTQIRKYLRERSINQFYDVWRFEKDLSKKLEQLSKNKECVVLKKWLRSIRNHVYWSASTSTTGPEKVAKWTSIVNHIQNVHVHDSPIFPKCAHPDRVSKNAAKWFNPASLELHRVEKVLCNKRVLKDVAKLSHHFQTSPLEAFHSLILKFTPKNVVFPFMGILCRLLLAVLHHNENISREQATGKPVFKVVFPKSKKGEPIARPLKTKPTYNYVDDLMRLVFEEVIVDPAPFVEELQAIPVPMAISAEFERPSKEGNNCSPCIPVQSRGIRQPT from the exons ATGCACACAGAGAGCGGCACTATTTTGGACATTCAACTTGTTCAG AGTAATGAAGTCGGCGGTAGATACCATATGGAGAAAGAGGGCCTAAAGAGAGGTCTTGATCATCTAGAGTCGAGTGGCTTAACAGTCGGCTACATCGTGACTGACCGTCACACTCAGATACGGAAATATTTAAGAGAACGCAGCATTAATCAGTTTTATGATGTGTGGCGTTTTGAGAAAg ATCTGTCAAAGAAGCTTGAGCAACTATCAAAAAACAAGGAGTGTGTAGTTTTGAAGAAGTGGCTTCGTAGCATAAGGAACCATGTCTACTGGAGTGCTTCAACTTCTACGACAGGACCAGAGAAGGTGGCTAAGTGGACATCCATTGTGAATCACATTCAGAATGTGCATGTACACGACAGCCCCATCTTCCCAAAGTGTGCCCATCCAGACCGTGTGTCCAAGAATGCTGCGAAATGGTTTAATCCAG CATCGCTGGAACTCCACAGAGTTGAGAAGGTTCTCTGCAACAAGAGGGTTCTCAAAGATGTGGCAAAGTTAAGTCACCACTTTCAGACATCACCGCTGGAGGCTTTCCACAGCTTGATACTGAAGTTTACACCCAAAAATGTAGTGTTTCCTTTCATGGGAATATTGTGcag ATTGCTCCTTGCAGTTCTACACCATAACGAGAACATCAGTCGAGAACAAGCAACAGGGAAACCAGTGTTCAAAGTGGTGTTCCCCAAGTCTAAGAAGGGAGAACCCATTGCAAGGCCATTGAAAACCAAGCCTACATACA ATTACGTTGATGACCTAATGAGGCTCGTCTTCGAGGAGGTTATAGTAGACCCTGCACCTTTTGTTGAGGAGCTACAGGCAATTCCTGTTCCCATGGCCATTTCTGCCGAGTTCGAGAGACCCTCGAAAGAAGGAAACAATTGCTCGCCATGTATCCCGGTTCAGTCGAGAGGTATCCGACAGCCGACATAG